The following are encoded together in the Gordonia insulae genome:
- a CDS encoding acyl-CoA dehydrogenase family protein, translated as MAWDFSTDPDFQEKLDWIRTFVQQEVEPLDTLFPGCEYLPLDDERRKIVDPLKQRVRDQGLWAAHLGPELGGQGFGAVKLTLINEILGRTDWGPIIFGTQAPDTGNAEILARFGTEAQRDRYLAPLLAGEVFSCFSMTEPQGGADPGVFTTRAKRDGDDWIITGSKYWSSNAAVASFFIVVAITNPDVPVHRGATTFLVPAESEGVVIEASHHLFGAHRHEPGHSLVRYERVRVPADAMLGTEGAGFEVAQSRLAGGRLHHAMRSIGVAQKAIDMMAERALSRETKGSSLADKQLVQAAIADSYTELMPFRLAVLHAAWLIDEHGEHAARTDIGALKVLTPKVLQSITLRAIQIHGGLGATEQLPLVDMLMTGIALGLADGPTDVHKMNLARGLLKRYKADDPMWPSQFLGRKIEAARIKYGDLVDAVPAVPAGPPTGP; from the coding sequence ATGGCATGGGATTTTTCCACCGATCCGGATTTCCAGGAGAAGCTCGACTGGATAAGGACTTTCGTCCAGCAGGAGGTCGAGCCGCTCGACACCCTGTTCCCCGGATGTGAGTATCTGCCGCTCGACGACGAGCGGCGCAAGATCGTCGACCCGCTCAAGCAACGCGTCCGCGATCAGGGACTGTGGGCCGCACATCTGGGCCCGGAGCTCGGCGGACAAGGCTTCGGCGCGGTCAAACTGACCCTCATCAACGAGATACTGGGCCGAACCGACTGGGGACCGATCATTTTCGGCACTCAGGCACCCGACACCGGAAATGCCGAGATCTTGGCGCGGTTCGGGACCGAGGCCCAGCGAGACCGCTACTTGGCACCACTGTTGGCCGGGGAGGTGTTCTCCTGCTTCTCGATGACCGAACCGCAGGGCGGCGCCGACCCCGGAGTGTTCACCACACGAGCCAAACGCGACGGAGACGACTGGATCATCACCGGCAGCAAGTACTGGTCGTCGAACGCTGCGGTGGCATCCTTCTTCATCGTCGTCGCGATCACCAATCCCGACGTCCCGGTCCACCGCGGAGCCACCACGTTCCTGGTGCCCGCGGAAAGCGAGGGCGTGGTCATCGAGGCCAGCCACCACTTGTTCGGCGCCCATCGGCATGAACCTGGGCACTCCCTGGTCCGCTACGAGCGAGTGCGGGTTCCCGCCGACGCGATGCTCGGCACCGAGGGTGCCGGATTCGAAGTCGCACAGTCACGGCTGGCCGGCGGCCGGCTGCACCATGCGATGCGGTCGATCGGGGTTGCCCAGAAGGCCATCGACATGATGGCCGAGCGAGCGCTGAGCCGGGAGACCAAGGGATCATCACTCGCCGACAAACAGTTGGTGCAGGCTGCGATCGCGGACTCGTACACCGAACTGATGCCGTTCCGGCTGGCCGTGCTGCATGCCGCCTGGCTCATCGACGAACATGGAGAGCATGCCGCTCGCACCGACATCGGCGCCCTGAAGGTGCTCACGCCCAAGGTGCTCCAGTCGATCACCCTGCGCGCCATTCAGATCCACGGCGGGCTCGGCGCCACCGAGCAACTACCGCTGGTCGACATGCTGATGACCGGCATAGCATTGGGACTGGCCGACGGACCGACCGATGTCCACAAGATGAATCTCGCCAGGGGCCTGCTCAAGCGTTACAAGGCCGACGACCCGATGTGGCCGTCACAGTTCCTCGGACGCAAGATCGAGGCGGCGCGGATCAAGTACGGCGACCTGGTCGACGCGGTGCCGGCAGTGCCTGCCGGACCCCCGACCGGGCCGTGA
- a CDS encoding TetR/AcrR family transcriptional regulator, whose protein sequence is MSSRATAAVDRALDKRQRQAAADVERILVAAATVMERTTPADPRVSDIVAEAGTSNKTFYRYFTGKDDLILAVMERGVGIVASYLDHQMSKEPEPAAQIDRWIRGVLAQVGDPKLANMSRAVTRQLSFTDDSGRADVRVTEPLRDLLYRPISQLVIDDPVRATDTVFTAALGMMRRQLSLDEPARAEDIDFFITFCLKGLGTEQA, encoded by the coding sequence ATGAGTTCACGTGCAACCGCGGCGGTCGACCGGGCCCTGGACAAGCGGCAGCGCCAGGCCGCTGCCGATGTCGAGCGGATCCTGGTCGCCGCGGCCACCGTGATGGAACGAACCACTCCTGCCGACCCGCGGGTGTCCGACATCGTCGCCGAGGCAGGAACCTCGAACAAGACGTTCTACCGCTACTTCACGGGAAAGGACGATCTGATCCTGGCGGTGATGGAGCGCGGCGTGGGTATCGTCGCGTCGTATCTCGATCACCAGATGTCCAAGGAACCCGAACCTGCGGCACAGATCGACCGATGGATCAGAGGTGTCCTGGCCCAGGTCGGTGACCCGAAACTGGCGAACATGAGTCGCGCGGTGACCCGCCAGCTGAGCTTCACCGACGACTCGGGAAGGGCGGACGTCCGGGTCACCGAGCCACTGCGTGATCTGCTGTACCGTCCCATTTCCCAGCTGGTGATCGACGACCCCGTCCGCGCCACCGACACGGTGTTCACCGCTGCACTGGGAATGATGCGTAGGCAGTTGTCCCTGGACGAGCCCGCCCGCGCCGAGGACATCGACTTCTTCATCACTTTTTGCCTGAAAGGGCTCGGCACAGAACAGGCTTGA
- a CDS encoding NADPH:quinone oxidoreductase family protein produces MRAAICRQYGPPEVIEVGDFADPEPAAGELVVAVRSAAVNFPDVLTIANRYQRSTPLPFVPGSEFGGVIVESSIDSGFAAGDRVYGTVATGAFAEYVTVPAARVQRIPDGVDDDTAAGFAVAYTTAYHALCTATAIRKGEWVVVLGAGGGVGSAAIDLAHHLGGRVIAAASGDNKLTLCRRRGAEVALDYHTEDLRSRIKEITGQGAHVIIDPVGGRSSESALRSLRRGGTFVTVGYASGEIPAIPLNLVLLKGITITGVDVGTMPVHQPMAESRGRAELHRMLSDGVLAPYVDSVHPLAETTKALRRVADRQALGKIIIRP; encoded by the coding sequence ATGCGAGCAGCGATCTGTCGGCAGTATGGACCGCCGGAGGTGATCGAGGTCGGCGATTTCGCCGATCCAGAACCGGCGGCCGGCGAACTTGTGGTGGCAGTGCGGTCGGCAGCAGTCAACTTTCCCGACGTACTCACCATCGCCAACCGGTACCAGCGTTCGACGCCACTGCCTTTCGTCCCGGGAAGTGAATTCGGAGGAGTCATCGTCGAATCGAGCATCGACAGTGGTTTCGCGGCAGGGGATCGGGTCTATGGCACGGTTGCCACAGGTGCGTTCGCGGAGTATGTCACCGTTCCCGCCGCTCGGGTACAGCGTATCCCCGATGGGGTCGACGATGACACCGCCGCCGGTTTCGCCGTCGCGTACACGACTGCATACCACGCCCTGTGTACTGCCACAGCAATCCGCAAGGGCGAGTGGGTTGTCGTACTCGGCGCCGGCGGCGGAGTGGGATCGGCCGCCATCGATCTCGCCCATCATCTCGGAGGCCGAGTGATCGCCGCAGCGTCGGGTGACAACAAGCTCACACTGTGCCGCCGGCGCGGGGCCGAGGTGGCCCTCGACTACCACACCGAAGATCTCCGGAGCCGGATCAAGGAGATCACCGGCCAGGGCGCCCATGTCATCATCGATCCGGTCGGCGGCAGGTCATCAGAGTCGGCGTTACGCTCCCTGCGTCGTGGAGGTACATTCGTCACCGTCGGATACGCGTCCGGTGAGATACCGGCAATCCCATTGAATCTGGTACTCCTCAAGGGCATCACCATCACCGGTGTCGATGTGGGGACGATGCCTGTGCATCAGCCGATGGCCGAATCGCGGGGCCGGGCGGAGCTTCACCGGATGCTCTCCGACGGCGTACTGGCGCCATACGTCGACAGTGTCCACCCACTCGCCGAGACCACCAAGGCGCTGCGGCGCGTGGCCGACCGCCAGGCCCTCGGCAAGATCATCATCCGCCCCTGA
- a CDS encoding enoyl-CoA hydratase/isomerase family protein: MASPSPPAGDWLGTPFLRLDRAGPFAVVTVDRPDARNALSPAMYFGLRYAIAHCESDPDIHGLILTGTGDVFIPGGDLGRTGVDDWMDMGHLGMDATPFDSLRVTALPVIAAVNGICQGGGFMITLCSDVSVVSERATFRVPELFRGISDTYYAQILARTIGPVRTRDLMFTGRVLSAAEALDWGLVTRVVPHEELMGSATELLAEICRTAPAARLDIKKSLDHYLGLFDRIAMRQSQAGVEAIEGFAAFKERRNPRWVPASLRTEGRL; encoded by the coding sequence GTGGCATCGCCGAGTCCACCTGCGGGTGACTGGCTGGGTACGCCGTTCCTCAGGCTGGACCGTGCGGGACCCTTCGCCGTGGTGACGGTGGATCGCCCCGATGCCCGGAACGCGCTGAGTCCGGCCATGTACTTCGGGCTGCGATATGCCATCGCGCATTGCGAGTCGGATCCGGATATTCACGGACTCATCCTGACGGGAACCGGAGATGTGTTCATCCCTGGCGGCGACCTGGGACGTACCGGTGTCGATGACTGGATGGACATGGGGCACCTGGGGATGGATGCCACCCCGTTCGATTCGTTGCGTGTCACCGCGCTACCGGTGATCGCTGCGGTGAACGGCATCTGTCAGGGCGGCGGATTCATGATCACGCTCTGCAGCGACGTCTCCGTGGTGAGTGAGCGTGCCACATTCCGGGTGCCCGAACTGTTCCGCGGCATCAGTGACACCTACTACGCGCAGATCCTGGCACGCACGATCGGGCCGGTCCGTACTCGCGACCTGATGTTCACCGGACGTGTGCTGAGCGCCGCGGAAGCGCTCGACTGGGGTCTGGTGACGCGGGTGGTTCCGCACGAGGAGCTGATGGGCAGCGCGACCGAGCTCCTGGCCGAGATCTGTCGGACCGCGCCCGCCGCCCGCCTCGACATCAAGAAGAGCCTCGACCACTACCTCGGCCTGTTCGATCGGATAGCCATGCGGCAGAGCCAAGCCGGTGTTGAAGCCATCGAGGGATTCGCGGCGTTCAAAGAGCGACGCAACCCGCGGTGGGTTCCCGCGTCGCTGCGGACCGAAGGCCGACTCTAG
- a CDS encoding SDR family NAD(P)-dependent oxidoreductase: protein MSGLLDGKVALVTGSGHGIGRGHALELAKHGATVIVNDLGTSLDGQGTGKVADEVVQIIEDRGGKAISDFSDVGDEESVDLLVERAYSQLGRLDIVVNNAGIVRDRAIWNMGVDDFDLVMRVHVRGSWLTSRAVARKWREESKETGDKVYGRIINTTSGAGLQGHFGQTNYSAAKAAIVGLTQTLSLELASIGATVNAISPGGRTRMSATMAGAAAPIEPDERSEDEFDPKDPSLGSPVVAWLASPEAGHVSGQVIKALGENIQWLKGWTPISAVSNGGKRWDANKLGTIMGVDVFGTRASGLRLGG from the coding sequence ATGAGCGGATTGCTGGACGGCAAGGTCGCGCTGGTCACCGGTTCCGGGCACGGCATCGGACGAGGTCACGCGTTGGAGCTCGCGAAACACGGTGCCACGGTGATCGTCAACGATCTGGGTACCTCGCTCGATGGCCAGGGCACCGGCAAGGTCGCCGACGAGGTTGTCCAGATCATTGAAGACCGTGGCGGCAAGGCGATCTCGGACTTCAGTGACGTCGGTGACGAAGAGTCCGTCGACCTGCTGGTCGAACGCGCATACTCCCAGTTGGGCCGGCTGGACATCGTGGTCAACAACGCAGGTATTGTCCGCGATCGGGCCATCTGGAACATGGGTGTCGACGACTTCGATCTCGTGATGCGAGTGCATGTGCGCGGTAGCTGGCTGACCAGCCGTGCCGTGGCCCGCAAGTGGCGTGAAGAATCCAAGGAGACAGGCGATAAGGTCTACGGCCGGATCATCAATACCACCTCGGGTGCCGGTCTTCAGGGACACTTCGGGCAGACAAACTACAGCGCGGCCAAGGCGGCGATCGTCGGACTGACACAAACGCTGAGCCTCGAACTGGCTTCGATCGGTGCCACGGTGAACGCGATCAGCCCCGGCGGGCGCACCCGGATGTCGGCCACGATGGCCGGCGCCGCGGCGCCCATCGAACCGGACGAGCGATCCGAGGACGAGTTCGACCCCAAGGATCCGTCGCTGGGATCGCCGGTCGTCGCCTGGCTCGCCAGCCCGGAGGCGGGTCACGTCAGCGGCCAGGTGATCAAGGCGCTCGGTGAGAACATCCAGTGGCTCAAGGGCTGGACTCCCATCAGCGCTGTCTCCAACGGTGGAAAGCGTTGGGATGCAAACAAACTTGGCACCATCATGGGTGTCGACGTGTTCGGTACCCGCGCCTCGGGTCTGCGGCTGGGCGGGTAG
- a CDS encoding Zn-ribbon domain-containing OB-fold protein, which produces MAAQTDSTPNTPAKPRADIPTVETATTAYWDAANDGTLLIARCDDCGKVHHYPRPFCPSCWSENVTSIEASGRGTLYTYSTVYVNDLHPFKERLPYIAAIVELDEGPRLMTNMEDCEPTDLHVGMPVTVGFRPITDELTATIFRPA; this is translated from the coding sequence ATGGCGGCACAAACGGACTCGACGCCGAACACTCCGGCGAAACCGCGCGCCGACATCCCGACGGTCGAGACTGCGACCACGGCGTACTGGGATGCCGCCAACGACGGCACGCTGCTCATCGCCCGCTGCGATGACTGCGGAAAGGTGCATCACTACCCACGGCCCTTCTGCCCGTCGTGTTGGAGCGAGAACGTGACGAGCATCGAAGCCAGCGGTCGTGGCACGTTGTACACATATTCGACGGTGTACGTGAACGATCTGCATCCGTTCAAGGAGCGGTTGCCCTACATCGCGGCCATCGTCGAACTCGACGAGGGTCCGAGGCTGATGACGAACATGGAGGATTGTGAACCCACCGACCTCCACGTCGGAATGCCGGTGACCGTCGGATTCCGGCCCATCACAGACGAACTCACTGCCACGATCTTCCGGCCGGCCTGA
- a CDS encoding enoyl-CoA hydratase/isomerase family protein, translating to MTELDMRVDEDAVQSELTEGVLTIHLNRPQAANAIRPADRDTLIELFLEASTDHEVRVVVLRGRGKQFCAGADVVKLADGHANNVKRTTGPMKTIMGGAQRLVASVLDCSKPVVTVVQGAAAGVGAHLAYASDLVVATENAYFAESFVKRGLVVDGGGAYLLPRRIGMQKAKEMAFFGDKLPASEAFGLGLVNKVVAADELDAAVGEYVRRLAAAPTSAIGLTKRLFNESPDVDRAGSFVTEAMAQEIQSYSHDAREGVQAFVQKRPAEFVGW from the coding sequence ATGACAGAGCTGGACATGCGGGTCGACGAGGACGCCGTGCAGAGCGAGCTGACCGAGGGCGTTCTGACGATCCATTTGAATCGTCCCCAGGCGGCCAACGCCATTCGGCCCGCTGACCGAGACACCCTCATCGAACTATTCCTCGAGGCGAGCACCGACCACGAGGTGCGCGTCGTAGTGCTCCGAGGCCGTGGCAAGCAGTTCTGTGCCGGCGCCGATGTGGTGAAACTCGCCGACGGACATGCCAACAACGTGAAACGGACCACCGGCCCGATGAAGACCATCATGGGCGGTGCGCAGCGTCTTGTCGCATCGGTGCTCGACTGCAGCAAGCCGGTGGTCACGGTCGTCCAGGGTGCGGCCGCCGGTGTCGGCGCTCATCTCGCGTACGCGTCGGATCTGGTTGTTGCGACCGAGAACGCCTACTTTGCAGAGTCATTCGTCAAGCGCGGGTTGGTGGTCGACGGCGGGGGCGCATACCTGCTGCCACGTCGGATCGGTATGCAGAAGGCCAAGGAGATGGCCTTCTTCGGAGACAAGCTGCCGGCAAGCGAAGCGTTCGGCCTCGGTCTGGTGAACAAGGTCGTGGCCGCCGACGAACTCGACGCGGCGGTTGGTGAGTACGTTCGGCGCCTCGCTGCCGCGCCGACCAGCGCTATCGGTCTGACCAAACGGCTCTTCAACGAGTCGCCCGACGTCGACCGGGCCGGTTCCTTTGTCACCGAGGCGATGGCCCAGGAGATCCAGTCGTACTCACACGATGCCCGTGAGGGCGTGCAGGCCTTCGTTCAGAAGCGACCCGCCGAGTTTGTGGGGTGGTGA
- a CDS encoding cytochrome P450 codes for MIETDEIASTPLHELSWWQQSPAERDAAFAALRRDRPRMFVPLESTTDGRRPKGFWALTTYEDILEVSRRPEDFSSGIGGTQIFDQPAELREYRGSIIDMDNPEHARLRKIVSRGFTARNLSGLRDEIEETVSEILDEMSDTGECDFVEEFASLLPLRIIDNLLGIPREHEKFILEATNIILGASDAEYIADQSASGIGKAVTAASQALIALLNDLAEDRIANPQDDLITKLVAADDENLTPQEMAKFFILLVGAGNETTRNVISHGLHVLTQHPDQRDRWLADYEEYASTAIEEMLRWATPVIHFRRTVTRDGVMLGDLELFEGDKVVMWYTSANRDDTIFENPEEFDIARDPNPHVAFGGAGAHFCLGAHLARLELDVAFRMLFERYPDIRSVGEPVPLRSNFLNGIKHLRAEYTPGTK; via the coding sequence ATGATCGAAACCGACGAGATCGCGTCGACCCCGTTACACGAGCTTTCCTGGTGGCAACAGTCGCCGGCCGAACGAGACGCGGCCTTTGCGGCGCTGCGCCGTGATCGGCCGCGGATGTTCGTGCCGCTTGAATCGACAACGGACGGACGGCGACCCAAGGGATTCTGGGCTCTGACGACCTACGAGGACATCCTCGAGGTCAGCCGAAGGCCGGAGGACTTCTCGTCAGGAATCGGTGGAACACAGATCTTTGATCAGCCGGCCGAACTGCGCGAGTACCGTGGCTCGATCATCGACATGGACAACCCTGAGCATGCGAGACTGCGCAAGATCGTCTCGCGCGGTTTCACGGCGCGAAATCTCTCGGGACTGCGTGACGAGATCGAGGAGACGGTCAGTGAGATCCTCGATGAGATGTCCGACACCGGCGAGTGTGACTTCGTCGAAGAGTTCGCGTCATTGCTGCCGCTGCGCATCATCGACAATCTGCTCGGGATCCCTCGTGAGCATGAGAAGTTCATCCTCGAAGCGACGAACATCATCCTGGGTGCGTCCGATGCCGAGTACATCGCGGACCAGTCCGCGAGTGGCATCGGGAAGGCCGTCACCGCCGCCAGCCAGGCACTCATCGCGTTGCTCAACGACCTCGCCGAAGATCGAATCGCCAACCCGCAGGACGACCTGATCACCAAACTCGTTGCGGCAGACGATGAGAATCTGACGCCGCAGGAGATGGCGAAGTTCTTCATCTTGCTGGTCGGAGCCGGCAACGAGACCACCAGGAATGTGATTTCCCACGGTTTGCACGTCCTGACCCAGCATCCTGATCAGCGTGACCGTTGGTTGGCGGACTATGAGGAATATGCGAGCACGGCCATCGAGGAGATGCTGCGCTGGGCCACTCCGGTGATCCACTTTCGGCGTACGGTGACCCGCGACGGTGTGATGCTGGGCGACCTCGAACTGTTCGAAGGCGACAAGGTCGTGATGTGGTACACGTCGGCCAACCGCGACGACACGATCTTCGAGAATCCCGAAGAGTTCGACATCGCTCGGGATCCCAACCCGCATGTGGCCTTCGGCGGGGCCGGTGCGCACTTCTGCCTGGGAGCCCACCTCGCCCGGCTCGAACTCGACGTCGCGTTCCGGATGCTGTTCGAGCGTTACCCGGATATCCGCTCGGTCGGGGAGCCGGTGCCTTTGCGCTCCAATTTCCTCAACGGGATCAAACATCTCCGTGCTGAATACACCCCGGGGACAAAATGA
- a CDS encoding cysteine hydrolase family protein, translated as MTAYEAPALVISECQQGLLDPPPGAFSGLAAQAAGRGLIERTAELARAFRSRSLPVVHCTIVHRADQKGMLPNSYLGKMAIEERMMVEGTRDVQIPAELGPEPTDLVSSRATGLTAFYGTDLDAMLRLQRVRTLVVAGISTNVALPGLALEAVNRGYDVVLAEDCTAGTTAEDHRYMVDNLLAMLTRITPAADVIGRLPG; from the coding sequence ATGACAGCCTACGAGGCGCCCGCGCTGGTGATCAGTGAATGTCAGCAAGGTCTTCTGGACCCGCCACCGGGGGCCTTCTCCGGACTTGCCGCACAGGCCGCGGGCCGCGGCCTGATCGAACGCACCGCTGAACTCGCCCGCGCCTTCCGGTCACGCTCGCTTCCGGTGGTGCACTGCACCATCGTTCATCGCGCGGACCAGAAGGGCATGCTGCCCAACTCGTATCTCGGCAAGATGGCGATCGAGGAACGCATGATGGTCGAGGGCACCCGCGATGTGCAGATCCCCGCCGAACTGGGCCCTGAACCCACTGATCTGGTGAGCTCTCGGGCGACCGGCCTGACCGCGTTCTACGGCACGGATCTGGACGCGATGCTGAGGCTGCAGCGCGTTCGGACTCTGGTCGTTGCCGGGATCTCCACCAACGTCGCGTTGCCCGGACTCGCACTCGAGGCTGTGAACAGGGGCTACGACGTGGTCCTCGCGGAGGATTGCACCGCAGGTACCACCGCCGAGGATCACCGGTACATGGTCGACAACCTCCTCGCGATGCTCACGCGAATCACCCCGGCAGCCGACGTCATCGGGCGGCTGCCGGGGTGA
- a CDS encoding SDR family NAD(P)-dependent oxidoreductase, which yields MSGQGSRLQGKVALVSGSTRGIGRSIAQHFAAEGAQVAVTGRTVERGNKVVQFIRDAGGEAEFFPLDVTSEDSVRSTIDAVVARFGGLSTLVNNAAPTDVVATTVKPLHEYTTAEWDSILTGTLTGNVFWASKYAWPHLISAEGASIVNISSGQAIAGFKGFGAYGAAKSAVASLTRSLAVEGGPDGIRANCILVGRVVSGRGDSGHHTGGGRLTRIGNPMDIAYAATYLASDEAEFATGSMVTVDGGFSINGDAVSDAEAALAIS from the coding sequence GTGAGCGGCCAGGGGTCGCGCCTGCAGGGCAAGGTCGCATTGGTGTCCGGTTCGACCCGGGGCATCGGCCGATCGATCGCTCAGCACTTTGCCGCCGAGGGTGCCCAGGTTGCCGTCACCGGGCGGACGGTGGAACGCGGCAACAAGGTCGTCCAGTTCATCCGCGATGCCGGCGGTGAGGCCGAGTTCTTTCCACTCGACGTCACTTCCGAGGACAGTGTTCGATCGACCATCGATGCGGTGGTGGCCCGGTTCGGCGGTCTCTCGACCCTCGTCAACAACGCGGCACCTACCGACGTGGTCGCCACGACGGTGAAACCGCTGCACGAGTACACCACCGCAGAGTGGGATTCGATCCTGACCGGAACTCTGACCGGAAATGTGTTCTGGGCATCGAAGTATGCCTGGCCACATCTGATTTCGGCAGAAGGTGCCTCGATCGTGAACATCTCCTCGGGACAGGCGATCGCGGGGTTCAAAGGATTCGGTGCATACGGCGCCGCCAAGTCGGCGGTCGCGAGTTTGACAAGGTCGCTGGCGGTCGAGGGGGGCCCGGACGGTATCCGGGCCAACTGCATCCTGGTGGGCCGTGTGGTCTCCGGGCGTGGGGATTCCGGTCATCACACCGGTGGTGGCCGTCTCACCCGGATCGGGAATCCGATGGACATCGCTTATGCGGCGACCTATCTCGCGTCCGATGAGGCCGAGTTCGCCACAGGTTCGATGGTCACGGTCGACGGCGGGTTCTCGATCAACGGAGACGCCGTCTCCGATGCGGAAGCGGCGCTCGCGATCAGCTGA
- a CDS encoding amidohydrolase family protein: MPLQDYMHLISVDDHLIEPPNVWSDRLPRKFLDQGPRIIEMDMSQQHGDEGLSAVLLDAARGEGGRAAQKKLAEVWTYEGRIYPNIGLNAVAGKKPQEYGMDPTRYSDMLPGCYDAKARVADMDIDGVQAALCFPSFPRFAGTVFLEGEDKELALLSVQAWNDFHLDEWAATAPDRFIPLIILPLWDPEAAAAEIYRCAAKGAKAITFPENTVSLGLPSFYTDFWDPVFRAAEETKMPLCMHFGSSGRAPITSPEAPMAVMIALFGTNSMYATADLLFSPVFYKFPNLKVALSEGGIGWMPYLLERIDLTWEKHRWYQNVNKEVRPSDLFRSNIYGCFIDDHEGVARRHKVGIDNITWECDYPHSDSNWPNSRRYTEKLLAQVPDDEAHKIVELNARTLYNFPRVEASAQ, translated from the coding sequence GTGCCGCTCCAGGATTACATGCACTTGATTTCCGTCGATGATCACTTGATCGAGCCACCGAATGTCTGGTCCGATCGGCTGCCGCGGAAGTTCCTCGACCAGGGGCCGCGGATCATCGAGATGGACATGAGTCAACAGCACGGGGACGAGGGCCTGTCGGCAGTTCTGCTCGACGCCGCGCGCGGCGAGGGTGGCCGTGCCGCGCAGAAGAAGCTCGCTGAGGTGTGGACCTACGAGGGCCGTATCTATCCGAACATCGGTCTGAACGCGGTTGCGGGCAAGAAGCCGCAGGAGTACGGCATGGATCCCACTCGCTATTCGGATATGTTGCCCGGCTGTTATGACGCCAAGGCCCGAGTTGCCGACATGGACATCGATGGTGTGCAGGCGGCGCTGTGCTTTCCGTCGTTTCCCCGTTTCGCCGGCACGGTATTCCTCGAGGGCGAGGACAAAGAGCTCGCTCTGTTGTCGGTCCAGGCCTGGAATGATTTTCACCTCGACGAGTGGGCGGCGACCGCTCCGGACCGGTTCATCCCGCTGATCATCCTCCCACTGTGGGACCCCGAGGCCGCCGCGGCCGAGATCTACCGCTGTGCCGCAAAGGGCGCGAAGGCCATCACCTTTCCGGAAAACACGGTTTCGCTGGGCCTTCCGTCGTTCTACACCGACTTCTGGGACCCGGTGTTCCGCGCGGCCGAAGAAACCAAGATGCCGCTGTGCATGCACTTCGGGTCGTCGGGACGGGCGCCGATCACCTCGCCCGAGGCCCCGATGGCGGTGATGATCGCACTCTTCGGTACCAATTCGATGTACGCCACCGCCGATCTGCTCTTCTCGCCGGTCTTCTACAAGTTCCCGAACCTGAAGGTCGCGTTGTCCGAAGGAGGGATTGGTTGGATGCCGTACCTGCTCGAGCGCATCGACCTGACGTGGGAGAAGCACCGTTGGTACCAGAACGTCAACAAGGAGGTTCGCCCCTCTGATCTGTTCCGTTCCAACATCTATGGTTGCTTCATCGACGACCATGAAGGTGTGGCGCGGCGCCACAAGGTCGGCATCGACAACATCACGTGGGAATGCGATTACCCCCATTCGGATTCCAACTGGCCCAACAGTCGGCGCTACACCGAAAAGTTGCTGGCGCAAGTGCCGGACGACGAGGCTCACAAGATCGTGGAACTCAATGCGCGCACGTTGTACAACTTCCCGCGCGTCGAGGCCTCGGCACAGTGA
- a CDS encoding SDR family oxidoreductase: MRDKRYVLIGGTAGMGSATGQVLAGEGASMVLIGRDESKAQDAARAAEESGATKAYGIARDVSAPGGAREAVDTAAELLGGIDGLAVTMGTEGMVPVESSDDVWTSAFRDVLLATTRSVEAALPHLKKTRGTVVTTAAYSIRSPEIARLPYASLKGGVAVFTKGIAKTYGKDGIRANCVCPGAVETAPLAALRVQLAEQRGYPVETALERVMVEEWGFDAALGRPGKPEEIGELIAFLLSPRAGYLTGSLINIDGGTNF, from the coding sequence ATGCGCGACAAGCGCTATGTCCTGATAGGTGGAACAGCGGGAATGGGTTCGGCCACGGGCCAGGTGCTTGCCGGCGAGGGCGCCTCGATGGTCCTCATCGGTCGCGACGAGTCCAAGGCCCAGGACGCCGCGCGCGCCGCCGAAGAGTCGGGCGCCACGAAGGCGTACGGAATCGCCCGCGATGTGAGTGCGCCCGGTGGTGCGCGGGAAGCCGTCGACACCGCTGCCGAACTTCTCGGCGGGATCGACGGGTTGGCGGTCACCATGGGAACCGAGGGCATGGTTCCAGTGGAATCGTCCGACGATGTCTGGACGTCGGCCTTCCGCGACGTCCTCCTGGCCACGACACGCTCGGTCGAGGCAGCGCTTCCCCACCTCAAGAAGACTCGCGGCACCGTTGTCACCACCGCCGCGTATTCCATCCGCTCACCCGAAATCGCCAGACTCCCCTACGCATCTCTCAAAGGCGGCGTCGCGGTGTTCACCAAAGGAATCGCCAAGACGTACGGGAAGGACGGCATCCGGGCGAATTGTGTCTGCCCGGGCGCCGTCGAGACCGCTCCATTGGCAGCGCTCCGGGTCCAACTCGCCGAGCAACGCGGATACCCGGTGGAGACCGCACTCGAGCGGGTCATGGTCGAGGAATGGGGCTTCGACGCGGCACTTGGGCGCCCCGGCAAACCCGAGGAGATCGGCGAGCTGATCGCGTTCCTGCTTTCGCCACGCGCGGGCTATCTCACCGGATCACTCATCAACATCGACGGCGGCACGAACTTCTGA